Proteins from a genomic interval of Treponema brennaborense DSM 12168:
- a CDS encoding PPC domain-containing DNA-binding protein has product MNTVHVFRLRRGDDLLTKITEYARKHHIEAGCVLSCAGCVLRAHIRDASGLTVRTVDEPMEIVSLTGTVSAARTHLHVSFSKEDLSTVGGHLVEGCTVNTTAEIVLQHLEGISFAAEFDKETGYDELVITEKDD; this is encoded by the coding sequence ATGAACACCGTACACGTTTTCAGATTGCGTCGGGGAGACGATTTGCTTACGAAGATCACCGAGTACGCCCGCAAGCACCATATCGAAGCCGGCTGCGTTTTGTCCTGCGCCGGATGCGTTCTGCGCGCACATATCCGCGACGCAAGCGGTCTGACCGTCCGTACCGTCGACGAGCCGATGGAAATCGTATCGCTTACGGGAACGGTATCCGCCGCACGAACGCACCTGCACGTTTCTTTTTCAAAAGAAGATCTTTCAACCGTCGGCGGACACCTCGTTGAAGGCTGTACCGTCAACACGACGGCAGAAATCGTACTGCAGCACCTGGAAGGTATCAGTTTTGCCGCCGAATTCGATAAAGAGACCGGTTACGACGAACTTGTAATAACGG
- the malQ gene encoding 4-alpha-glucanotransferase: MNLKRSSGILLHPTSLPETPGIGTIGKQAYRFIDWLKTANQTLWQILPLGPTGYGDSPYASFSTFAGNPLMIDLDMLAERGWAEPAAVVPPDYIKRSGPIDFGSVVWWKIPVLKAAANRFLDASSVQDRASFEAFKNDNAAWLDNYSVFMSIKEFYDAEAQKENRFGAMWSNYWPEKLASRDAAAVSEWHSSHVREAEVHKVIQFFFFTQWYELKAYANENGISIIGDIPIFVAADSADVWANQHLFQLDKSGKSLAVAGVPPDYFSATGQLWGNPLYDWDAMKKERYHWWIERIKAMNLMVDFVRIDHFRGFEAYWSVPAGEATAVNGTWKAGPDHELFEVIKKELGDIPIIAEDLGLITEGVRKLRDDFDLPGMKILQFAFDLNEAGKDGFVNPFLPHMYTPNCVVYTGTHDNDTMQGWLDKASDAEIKLISEYLAGPGTVLPRSALCEELVRAAIASVAKFAVIPMQDIFAIGSEGRINVPSTSDGKNWIWRMEPSLFDDGAARRLKETCKLYGRNV; encoded by the coding sequence ATGAATTTGAAACGATCCAGCGGTATTTTACTGCATCCTACATCGTTGCCCGAAACTCCGGGAATCGGAACTATCGGTAAACAAGCGTACCGTTTTATTGACTGGCTCAAAACGGCGAATCAGACGCTGTGGCAGATATTGCCGCTCGGGCCCACCGGATACGGAGATTCCCCGTACGCGTCCTTTTCGACGTTTGCCGGAAATCCGTTGATGATCGATCTCGATATGCTCGCCGAACGCGGCTGGGCGGAACCGGCTGCCGTCGTGCCGCCCGATTATATAAAACGCTCCGGACCGATCGATTTCGGTTCCGTCGTGTGGTGGAAAATTCCGGTGCTGAAGGCGGCCGCAAACCGTTTCCTTGATGCGTCGTCGGTGCAGGATCGGGCGTCTTTCGAGGCATTTAAAAACGACAACGCCGCTTGGCTCGATAATTACAGCGTGTTCATGAGTATCAAAGAATTTTACGATGCCGAAGCGCAAAAAGAAAACCGATTCGGAGCGATGTGGAGCAATTATTGGCCTGAAAAACTCGCTTCGCGTGACGCCGCCGCAGTTTCCGAATGGCATTCATCCCACGTTCGTGAAGCCGAAGTGCATAAAGTCATTCAGTTTTTCTTCTTTACGCAGTGGTATGAACTCAAAGCCTACGCGAACGAGAACGGAATTTCGATTATCGGTGATATTCCGATATTCGTCGCCGCCGATTCGGCGGACGTTTGGGCGAACCAGCATCTGTTTCAGCTCGACAAAAGCGGTAAATCTTTGGCGGTCGCCGGCGTTCCGCCGGATTATTTCAGTGCAACCGGACAGTTGTGGGGCAATCCGCTGTACGACTGGGACGCGATGAAAAAGGAACGCTATCATTGGTGGATTGAACGCATCAAGGCCATGAATTTGATGGTGGACTTTGTCCGTATCGATCATTTCCGCGGATTCGAGGCGTACTGGTCCGTTCCCGCGGGAGAGGCGACCGCCGTGAACGGTACTTGGAAAGCCGGTCCCGACCACGAGTTGTTTGAAGTGATTAAAAAGGAACTCGGCGACATTCCGATCATCGCCGAAGATTTGGGACTTATCACGGAAGGCGTCCGTAAACTGCGCGACGATTTCGATTTGCCCGGTATGAAGATTCTGCAGTTCGCGTTCGATCTGAACGAAGCGGGAAAAGACGGGTTCGTAAATCCGTTTCTGCCCCATATGTATACGCCGAATTGCGTCGTATACACCGGAACGCACGACAACGACACCATGCAGGGCTGGCTTGATAAGGCGTCCGATGCCGAAATCAAACTGATTTCCGAATATCTTGCGGGTCCCGGCACCGTACTGCCGCGTTCCGCGTTGTGTGAGGAACTCGTGCGCGCAGCGATAGCTTCCGTCGCAAAATTCGCCGTTATTCCGATGCAGGATATTTTTGCGATCGGGAGCGAAGGACGGATTAACGTGCCGTCCACTTCCGACGGTAAAAACTGGATATGGCGCATGGAGCCGTCGCTGTTCGACGACGGCGCGGCGCGTCGTTTGAAAGAAACGTGCAAGCTGTACGGCCGAAACGTCTAA
- a CDS encoding RluA family pseudouridine synthase — protein sequence MRRFPSAPAEPSVPDFRRLSILYEDASVAVVYKPAGLLSVSYPGSTAKTALDVLCDLMRKRGRVSARVRPAVVHRLDRDTSGVMVFALTAQAKALLMDDWNRLVTERRYRALAENPSGKIALGDRGVIDSPLSYNAQHRAYVAKGAGRRENEAVSAVTRYSVVRRGSRYTLFELELETGRKNQIRAHLASEGFVIAGDGSYRAKSDPFGRLCLHARTLAFTQPLTGESLRFEIPEPPEWEKFCR from the coding sequence ATGCGCCGTTTTCCGTCCGCCCCGGCCGAGCCGTCCGTACCGGATTTCCGCCGGCTTTCGATATTATATGAAGACGCTTCCGTTGCCGTCGTATACAAGCCGGCGGGGTTGCTGTCCGTTTCGTATCCCGGCAGCACGGCCAAAACCGCGCTCGACGTGCTGTGCGATCTGATGCGGAAGCGCGGGCGGGTGTCCGCCCGCGTCCGCCCCGCCGTCGTGCACCGGCTTGACCGCGATACGTCCGGCGTGATGGTGTTCGCGCTTACCGCGCAAGCCAAAGCGCTGCTCATGGATGATTGGAACCGGCTCGTGACGGAACGACGGTACCGCGCGCTGGCGGAAAATCCTTCCGGCAAAATCGCTTTGGGCGACCGCGGCGTTATCGATTCGCCGCTGTCGTACAACGCGCAGCACCGCGCGTACGTTGCGAAAGGTGCCGGACGCCGCGAAAATGAGGCGGTGAGCGCGGTAACCCGGTATTCGGTCGTCAGGCGCGGAAGCCGGTACACGCTGTTTGAACTGGAACTTGAAACCGGCCGTAAAAATCAGATCCGCGCGCATTTGGCGTCCGAAGGATTCGTTATTGCCGGCGACGGCTCCTATCGTGCAAAAAGCGATCCGTTCGGCAGACTGTGTCTGCACGCGCGGACGCTCGCGTTCACGCAGCCACTTACCGGAGAATCGCTTCGTTTTGAGATCCCGGAACCTCCCGAATGGGAAAAATTCTGCCGATAA
- a CDS encoding cytochrome c biogenesis protein CcdA, with amino-acid sequence MGLTVDTGIPAFTVFIQGLLSFFSPCVLPLIPLYVSYLAGGALTKNDDGTVAYPRGRILVNTVFFILGISFAFFALGFGFTSLGRFFSAHKIWFARVSGIIMILFGLYQVGLFGRSNVLDRERRLPFKLNGKTVNPALALLLGFTFSFAWTPCIGPVLSSVLLMASSAKSAGWGFTLIGVYTLGFVLPFLAAGIFTGAVLNFFKKYRKAVSYTVKVGGALLIVMGVLTLTGFMNGVTGYLSSAGARTAQTQPQDVSARKAADSQSVPVRANAESAAEKNQAVPAPDFSLTDQFGTVHRLSDYKGKTVFLNFWATWCPPCQGEMPDIQKLYEKYGKNTGDLIVLGVANPKSEGYPYAQDKSVSEVARFLSDRNLTFPVVMDLDGSVFSGYGITAFPTTFMIDDGGNVFGYVPGALTGAIMESIVQQTITKNRL; translated from the coding sequence ATGGGTTTAACTGTAGATACAGGCATTCCGGCATTTACCGTTTTCATACAGGGTTTGCTGAGTTTTTTTTCCCCCTGCGTGCTGCCGCTGATTCCGCTGTACGTCAGCTATCTTGCCGGCGGCGCTTTAACCAAAAATGACGACGGTACGGTTGCGTATCCGCGCGGAAGGATTCTGGTGAATACGGTGTTCTTCATTTTGGGCATCAGTTTCGCGTTCTTTGCGCTCGGATTCGGTTTTACGTCGCTGGGCCGTTTTTTTAGCGCGCATAAAATATGGTTTGCGCGCGTCAGCGGTATCATCATGATTCTGTTCGGTTTGTACCAAGTCGGTCTGTTCGGCCGCTCGAACGTGCTCGATCGGGAACGCCGGCTGCCGTTCAAGCTGAACGGAAAAACGGTCAATCCCGCGCTCGCCTTGCTGCTCGGTTTTACGTTCAGTTTCGCCTGGACGCCGTGCATCGGACCGGTGCTGAGCAGCGTTTTGCTGATGGCGTCTTCCGCAAAATCGGCCGGTTGGGGATTTACGCTGATCGGCGTGTACACGCTCGGATTCGTTCTGCCGTTCCTTGCCGCTGGTATTTTTACCGGGGCAGTACTGAACTTTTTCAAAAAGTACCGCAAGGCGGTTTCGTATACGGTTAAAGTCGGCGGTGCACTGCTGATTGTCATGGGGGTGCTGACGCTTACCGGTTTTATGAACGGCGTTACCGGATATCTTTCATCCGCCGGTGCTAGAACCGCTCAGACCCAGCCGCAGGACGTTTCCGCTCGGAAAGCCGCCGACTCTCAGTCGGTTCCCGTGCGTGCGAATGCGGAAAGCGCTGCGGAAAAGAATCAGGCGGTTCCCGCGCCGGATTTTTCTCTCACCGATCAGTTCGGCACGGTTCACCGGCTTTCCGATTACAAGGGCAAAACGGTTTTCCTGAACTTTTGGGCAACCTGGTGCCCGCCGTGTCAGGGGGAAATGCCGGACATTCAGAAATTGTATGAAAAATACGGAAAGAACACCGGAGACTTGATCGTTTTGGGAGTTGCGAATCCGAAATCGGAAGGGTATCCGTACGCACAGGATAAAAGCGTTTCCGAAGTCGCGCGGTTTTTGTCAGACCGGAATCTGACGTTTCCCGTCGTGATGGATTTGGACGGCAGCGTGTTCTCCGGCTACGGAATCACCGCGTTTCCCACGACGTTTATGATAGACGACGGCGGAAACGTGTTCGGCTACGTGCCGGGCGCGCTGACCGGAGCGATCATGGAAAGCATCGTTCAGCAGACGATAACGAAAAATCGCCTGTAA
- a CDS encoding MarR family winged helix-turn-helix transcriptional regulator encodes MAWTDTSSITALISQIHSAASSFLKARLQSYGLPDMSSSHGNILFRLSQSECLTMGELAQLVNRDKSTVTVLVRKLESAGYVCRESAEADNRVTYIRLSATGREYTDKMAQISKELIGTCYEGFSEDEKAAVFTLLRRIALNFESSETCSR; translated from the coding sequence ATGGCATGGACGGATACTTCTTCTATTACGGCACTCATATCGCAGATTCATTCGGCGGCTTCTTCTTTCTTAAAAGCCAGACTGCAATCGTACGGGCTTCCCGATATGTCGTCGTCTCACGGAAACATTCTGTTCCGCCTTTCCCAGTCGGAATGTCTGACGATGGGCGAACTGGCGCAGCTGGTGAACCGGGACAAATCGACGGTAACCGTGCTCGTGCGAAAACTGGAAAGCGCAGGCTACGTGTGCCGTGAAAGCGCGGAAGCCGACAACCGCGTTACGTATATCCGGCTTTCCGCTACCGGCCGCGAATACACCGATAAAATGGCACAGATTTCAAAAGAGCTGATCGGCACGTGTTACGAAGGGTTTTCGGAAGACGAAAAAGCTGCGGTATTCACTCTGCTGCGGCGGATTGCGCTGAATTTCGAGTCTTCGGAAACGTGCAGCCGATAA